The following are encoded together in the Campylobacter devanensis genome:
- a CDS encoding DMT family transporter, with protein MRYNRFLIRHLGIYYMLIASLLFAGTGALSKILSSELSSIEIVFFRNIIGLGLIIWMIYKRPLHQAGGKFWLLAFRGIIGTIGLYAFFYNIAHIDLATAFTFSKTSPIFTALLAAFIFKERLSYLGWFAIFIGFIGILFVIEPTLGVSKDEYIGLLSGIGAALAYTSIRGLRKHYDTRAIVLSFMLCGSAMPLLSMIIGSFYYRPDLDFLISPFIMPSLTSWVMVILMGLLATGFQIYLTKAYAASKKAGVVAAVGYSDVIFSMIFGLILGDALPDAWAFLGIVMIIGAGILVARER; from the coding sequence ATGAGATATAACAGATTTTTAATTCGCCATTTGGGTATTTATTATATGCTTATTGCCTCTTTGCTTTTTGCTGGGACTGGAGCATTATCTAAAATTTTAAGCAGCGAGCTAAGTTCTATTGAGATTGTATTTTTTCGCAATATCATAGGACTTGGGCTAATAATTTGGATGATTTATAAAAGGCCACTTCATCAAGCTGGTGGCAAGTTTTGGCTACTTGCTTTTCGTGGAATTATTGGGACAATTGGGCTGTATGCATTTTTTTACAATATTGCTCATATAGACCTTGCAACAGCCTTTACATTTTCTAAGACTAGTCCAATTTTTACAGCACTTTTGGCTGCTTTTATTTTCAAAGAGAGACTTAGCTATCTAGGCTGGTTTGCGATTTTTATCGGATTTATTGGAATTTTATTTGTTATTGAGCCAACTCTTGGCGTAAGCAAAGATGAATATATAGGCCTACTTAGTGGAATTGGTGCGGCACTTGCTTATACTAGTATTAGAGGACTTAGAAAGCACTATGATACTCGTGCTATTGTATTATCATTTATGCTATGTGGGAGTGCTATGCCTTTATTATCTATGATTATAGGAAGTTTTTATTATAGGCCAGATTTAGACTTCTTAATCAGTCCATTTATTATGCCTAGTTTAACTAGCTGGGTAATGGTGATATTAATGGGATTATTAGCTACTGGATTTCAAATTTATCTAACCAAAGCTTATGCAGCAAGTAAAAAAGCAGGAGTTGTAGCAGCTGTAGGCTATAGCGATGTAATCTTTAGTATGATTTTTGGGTTAATTTTGGGTGATGCCCTGCCTGATGCTTGGGCATTTTTAGGTATTGTAATGATTATTGGTGCTGGAATTTTAGTTGCTCGTGAGCGGTAA
- the pglD gene encoding UDP-N-acetylbacillosamine N-acetyltransferase produces the protein MAITSLYIYGNGGHAKVVADIARINGYNDLIFLDDVNGVKFSPKLPKYPIIIAIGNTIARERLQRLVVESGFELATLIHPSAIISTSVKIGTGSVVMPRAIINANSIIGDGVIINSGAIVEHDCIIGNFAHICPGVALAGGVNIGERTWIGIGSSIIQGIKIKSDITIGAGSVVVSDIDSGSIAYGNPCKVRK, from the coding sequence GTGGCAATAACTAGTTTGTATATCTATGGAAATGGTGGTCACGCTAAAGTTGTAGCTGATATAGCTCGTATAAATGGTTATAATGATTTAATATTTTTAGATGATGTAAACGGAGTGAAATTTAGCCCTAAATTGCCAAAATATCCTATAATCATAGCTATTGGCAATACTATAGCTAGGGAGCGACTTCAAAGGCTTGTAGTTGAAAGTGGATTTGAGTTAGCTACACTCATCCACCCAAGTGCGATTATTAGCACTAGTGTAAAAATTGGCACCGGAAGCGTGGTAATGCCTAGGGCTATTATCAATGCTAATAGTATAATTGGAGATGGTGTTATCATAAATAGTGGTGCTATAGTAGAACACGATTGCATAATCGGCAATTTTGCGCATATTTGCCCTGGTGTGGCTTTAGCAGGCGGTGTAAATATTGGTGAGCGTACTTGGATAGGGATTGGTTCGAGTATTATTCAAGGGATTAAAATCAAATCAGATATAACTATTGGAGCTGGTAGCGTGGTAGTATCTGATATAGATAGTGGTAGTATAGCTTATGGTAATCCATGTAAGGTACGAAAGTAA
- the pglC gene encoding undecaprenyl phosphate N,N'-diacetylbacillosamine 1-phosphate transferase: MYRYFFKRIFDILGALILIILTAPVMAWAYFAIKKHLGTPVIFTQARPGKNAKIFKIYKFRSMSDARDENGNLLSDEVRLGEFGKRIRALSIDELPQLFNVLKGDMSFIGPRPLLVEYLPLYSKEQSRRHNVRPGITGLAQVNGRNAISWKQKFEFDTYYADNLSLNLDIKIAFLTIKKVIKKDGINKDGMVTTEKFSGNN, encoded by the coding sequence GTGTATAGATATTTTTTTAAGCGGATTTTTGATATTTTAGGGGCGTTAATTTTAATAATCTTAACTGCACCAGTGATGGCGTGGGCATATTTTGCGATTAAAAAACATCTTGGGACACCTGTAATATTTACCCAAGCACGACCCGGTAAAAATGCTAAAATTTTTAAAATTTATAAATTTCGCTCTATGAGTGATGCTCGTGATGAAAATGGTAATTTGCTTAGCGATGAGGTTCGACTTGGAGAATTTGGAAAGAGGATTAGAGCGCTTAGTATAGATGAGCTTCCGCAGCTTTTTAATGTTTTAAAAGGCGATATGAGTTTTATTGGACCACGACCATTGTTAGTTGAGTATTTGCCACTATATTCTAAAGAACAGAGTCGTCGCCATAATGTCCGTCCAGGAATTACAGGCCTTGCGCAGGTAAATGGTAGAAATGCTATTAGCTGGAAGCAAAAATTTGAATTTGATACATATTATGCTGATAATCTAAGTCTAAATTTAGATATTAAAATTGCTTTTTTAACTATTAAAAAGGTGATAAAAAAAGATGGAATAAATAAAGATGGTATGGTAACTACGGAGAAATTTAGTGGCAATAACTAG
- the pglA gene encoding N,N'-diacetylbacillosaminyl-diphospho-undecaprenol alpha-1,3-N-acetylgalactosaminyltransferase, which produces MVIGFLSHSDMSIYHFRLPIMRALKALGHEVIAIAPKGEYSSLIGAEFRLVHYDIDKASLNPLKVFKDTANLARLLGGLNLDMLQTSAHKSNVFGTLAAKQAGVKCVINLVEGLGSFYISNTLKSRLIRVAIEGLYFITFRLSRATIFVNDSDPNYMLSRHLIQKNKIKRIKSVGVDASEFDPQKVTPYDFKSDKKIVLMIARALKDKGVMEFYEAAKILSGRKDCEFVFVGSSDLGNTSSLDEEFLRSPYVRHIGWSDKVANMLSSCYLFTLPSYKEGFPRTVLEAMSMAKPSVVSDCDGCKEAITDGLHGLICKARDANDLAIKISKLLDDEKEATKMGQNARNTVLKHYNQPIITAKYIEFYKEIASV; this is translated from the coding sequence GTGGTAATAGGGTTTTTATCTCACTCAGATATGAGTATTTATCACTTTCGTTTGCCAATAATGAGAGCATTAAAGGCGCTTGGGCATGAAGTGATTGCTATTGCGCCAAAGGGAGAGTATAGTAGTCTTATTGGTGCTGAGTTTAGACTAGTGCATTATGATATTGATAAGGCTAGTTTAAATCCTCTTAAAGTTTTTAAAGATACAGCAAATTTAGCTAGACTTTTAGGTGGATTAAATTTAGATATGCTCCAAACATCAGCACATAAATCAAATGTATTTGGGACACTTGCAGCTAAGCAAGCAGGCGTAAAATGCGTGATAAATTTAGTAGAGGGCTTAGGTAGCTTTTATATATCCAATACTCTAAAAAGTAGGCTTATAAGAGTAGCTATTGAAGGGCTATATTTTATCACATTTAGACTATCAAGGGCTACGATTTTTGTCAATGATTCAGATCCTAATTATATGTTAAGCCGCCACTTAATCCAAAAAAACAAGATAAAACGAATTAAAAGTGTAGGAGTAGATGCAAGTGAATTTGACCCACAAAAAGTAACTCCATATGATTTTAAAAGTGATAAGAAAATCGTTTTAATGATAGCTAGAGCGTTAAAAGATAAAGGGGTGATGGAATTTTATGAAGCAGCTAAGATCTTAAGCGGGCGTAAAGATTGTGAGTTTGTATTTGTAGGTTCAAGTGATTTAGGTAATACATCTAGTCTAGATGAGGAGTTTTTACGCTCACCATATGTGCGTCATATAGGCTGGAGTGATAAGGTAGCCAATATGCTTTCATCGTGCTATCTTTTTACTTTACCAAGTTATAAAGAGGGTTTTCCACGAACAGTATTAGAGGCAATGAGTATGGCAAAACCATCAGTTGTAAGCGACTGCGATGGCTGTAAGGAAGCAATAACTGATGGTTTGCATGGTTTGATTTGTAAAGCTAGAGATGCTAATGATTTAGCTATAAAAATATCTAAGTTGCTCGATGATGAAAAAGAAGCTACAAAGATGGGGCAAAATGCTAGAAATACTGTACTAAAACACTATAACCAGCCGATAATTACGGCAAAATATATTGAGTTTTATAAGGAAATTGCGAGTGTATAG
- a CDS encoding STT3 domain-containing protein: MQLLNRYQISIFIIIAYLFALLCRMEWVLWAGGYSDFIWNNQLMISTNDGYAYAEGARDMIAGFHQPNDLSYYGTPLSTLTFLLCKVLPFSLETIMIYLSIFLASLIVVPIILIGKEFGHVKEFFVASLLASIANSYYNRTMAGYYDTDMLVIVLPLFAIWGIIRLHFKGDLISFLIISLSMLAYNWWYPSSYTLCVAITLFYAIYTVVLERRNLKNYQAILFMILAITAAPYAVRLGLIIALFGLIYFRANLLSVRVMIGLFVSVLALFVIFGGLNPIWFQAKFYLFRSLGDSSSVSFYFYNVNQTIMESGRIDLDLFTQRISGHWSVFIAGVIGYVLLCFKFRIFLVAIPMIGLGFLALKGGLRFTIYAVPIVAMGFGYLLYYLLKRAKIAKINLIAFIITVVALIPSIVHIYYYKPSSVLFKTEVNVLDKLGKIAKRDDYTLAWWDYGYAIRYYSDTKTLIDGGKHLGRENYAVSYALTMPPLNSANMARLEVEYTEKGYTQNFGGKNLEQILKDYNYIELGEFLSDIKKETFSPPLKSRDIYYFLPDRMMGIFPVVAKFSRLDLLNGKEWAEPFFVIATNFAQTQNGIALDNGIIISNDATHIELGGQKFRVNSYIETKYDENMKLNKTIHNIDNLADIYLIYMVDYGRFVIMDREMFNSSYVQLFVLENYADTPFEPVILEPAAKVYKLKR; the protein is encoded by the coding sequence ATGCAGCTTCTAAATAGATATCAAATTTCAATATTTATAATTATTGCCTACCTTTTTGCTTTGTTATGCCGTATGGAGTGGGTATTGTGGGCTGGAGGTTATAGCGATTTTATTTGGAATAATCAGCTGATGATTAGCACAAATGATGGATATGCTTATGCTGAAGGCGCTAGAGATATGATAGCTGGATTTCACCAGCCAAACGATCTTAGCTACTATGGTACTCCGCTTTCTACATTGACATTTTTGCTTTGTAAGGTTTTGCCATTTAGCTTAGAGACTATTATGATCTATTTAAGCATATTTTTAGCCTCGCTTATTGTTGTGCCAATAATTTTAATAGGCAAAGAATTTGGCCATGTTAAAGAATTTTTCGTTGCTAGTCTCCTTGCATCAATCGCAAATAGCTACTACAATCGCACAATGGCTGGATATTATGATACTGATATGTTGGTAATTGTTTTACCACTTTTTGCTATTTGGGGAATAATTAGACTACATTTTAAAGGCGATTTGATATCTTTTTTAATTATTTCGCTTTCAATGTTGGCATATAATTGGTGGTATCCATCTAGCTATACTTTATGCGTGGCTATAACGCTATTTTATGCTATTTATACTGTAGTTTTAGAACGTAGAAATTTAAAGAATTATCAAGCGATTTTATTTATGATTTTAGCTATTACTGCTGCGCCTTATGCAGTTAGATTGGGGCTAATTATAGCGCTTTTTGGCTTGATTTATTTTAGGGCAAATTTACTTAGCGTTAGGGTTATGATTGGGCTTTTTGTATCTGTTTTGGCGCTATTTGTTATATTTGGTGGATTAAATCCGATATGGTTTCAGGCTAAATTTTATCTATTTAGAAGTCTTGGTGATAGTAGTTCAGTATCATTTTATTTTTATAATGTTAATCAAACAATTATGGAATCTGGGCGAATTGATTTAGATCTATTTACTCAGCGTATTAGCGGACATTGGAGTGTGTTTATTGCTGGTGTAATTGGCTATGTTTTGCTATGTTTTAAATTTAGAATATTTTTAGTAGCTATTCCAATGATTGGTCTTGGTTTTTTAGCGCTTAAAGGTGGGCTAAGATTTACAATTTATGCTGTACCGATTGTGGCGATGGGATTTGGATATTTATTATATTATTTACTCAAAAGAGCCAAAATAGCAAAGATAAATTTAATAGCTTTTATTATTACAGTAGTAGCATTGATTCCATCTATTGTTCATATATATTATTACAAACCATCAAGCGTACTATTTAAAACTGAAGTGAATGTTTTAGATAAGCTTGGCAAGATTGCAAAAAGAGATGATTATACCTTGGCATGGTGGGATTATGGTTATGCGATTAGATATTATAGCGATACAAAAACATTAATTGATGGGGGTAAACATTTAGGTAGAGAAAACTATGCAGTTAGTTATGCTTTGACTATGCCACCATTAAATTCTGCTAATATGGCACGATTAGAGGTTGAATATACTGAAAAAGGCTATACGCAAAACTTTGGCGGTAAGAATTTAGAGCAAATTTTAAAAGATTATAACTATATCGAGCTTGGAGAATTTTTAAGTGATATTAAAAAAGAAACTTTTAGTCCGCCTCTAAAGAGTCGTGATATATATTATTTCTTACCTGATAGAATGATGGGGATTTTCCCGGTTGTAGCTAAATTTAGTCGTCTTGATCTACTAAATGGCAAAGAGTGGGCTGAACCATTTTTTGTTATTGCGACCAATTTTGCTCAAACTCAAAATGGAATTGCTTTAGATAATGGTATAATTATCTCAAATGATGCTACGCATATTGAGCTAGGTGGGCAGAAATTTAGGGTAAATAGTTATATTGAAACTAAATATGATGAAAATATGAAGCTAAATAAAACTATTCATAATATAGATAATTTAGCTGATATATATCTAATTTATATGGTTGATTATGGGCGATTTGTTATAATGGATAGGGAGATGTTTAATAGTAGCTATGTTCAGCTTTTTGTGCTAGAAAATTACGCTGATACACCATTTGAGCCTGTTATTTTAGAACCAGCAGCTAAAGTATATAAACTTAAAAGGTAG
- the pglJ gene encoding N-acetylgalactosamine-N,N'-diacetylbacillosaminyl-diphospho-undecaprenol 4-alpha-N-acetylgalactosaminyltransferase encodes MKKLAVFIYSMAGGGAERVVSNLLSELVGRYEIYLILMNDRIAYPIPHDVKIYYLENSKPFENGLIKFAKLPFLALKYKRLCLALDVDLHFVWMNRPCYVAALARILGDKRPLVLNECSTPSVLYANGTLKSRISKFLLKWLYPKGDFIYPNSLGNLADLRDNFGIDERKMRVLYNALDLDDIARKSSEPIEFKGEFFLSVGRLDSGKNHELLIRAYARLKNCDKSLIILGDGILRSRLENLIKELNLEDRVFLPGFDNNPYKYISKCYAFVFVSLFEGFSNALIEALACGKLVITSEHKSGAKELIGENEWGYLVPVGDQDATQKAMQRAIDEPNFVKYYEKNAIIRAKEFDKKIIAKNLINELEEIYAASK; translated from the coding sequence ATGAAAAAATTAGCAGTATTTATATATTCAATGGCTGGCGGTGGAGCTGAGCGTGTGGTGTCAAATCTGCTTAGTGAGCTAGTAGGGCGTTATGAGATTTATCTAATTTTAATGAATGATCGCATCGCCTACCCAATCCCACATGATGTTAAAATATATTATTTGGAGAATTCTAAGCCTTTTGAAAATGGACTGATTAAATTTGCAAAATTACCATTTTTGGCATTAAAATATAAGCGACTTTGCCTAGCACTTGATGTGGATTTGCATTTTGTATGGATGAATCGCCCTTGTTATGTTGCAGCTTTAGCTAGGATTTTAGGAGATAAACGCCCATTAGTGTTAAATGAGTGTTCAACACCATCGGTGCTGTATGCTAATGGTACGCTAAAGTCTAGGATTAGTAAATTTTTACTTAAATGGCTATATCCAAAAGGTGATTTTATCTATCCAAATAGTCTTGGTAATTTGGCCGATTTGCGGGATAATTTTGGCATTGATGAGCGTAAAATGAGAGTGCTATATAACGCACTTGATCTTGATGATATTGCTCGTAAATCTAGTGAACCTATAGAATTTAAGGGTGAATTTTTCTTAAGTGTTGGGCGGCTTGATAGTGGTAAAAATCATGAACTTTTAATTAGAGCCTATGCTAGACTTAAAAATTGTGATAAATCTTTAATAATCTTAGGTGATGGAATTTTGCGCTCTAGACTTGAAAATCTAATAAAAGAGCTAAATTTAGAAGATAGAGTTTTTTTACCTGGCTTTGATAATAATCCATATAAATATATATCAAAATGTTATGCATTTGTATTTGTGAGTCTTTTTGAGGGATTTTCAAATGCTTTAATTGAGGCTTTGGCGTGCGGTAAGCTAGTAATTACAAGTGAGCATAAAAGTGGAGCAAAAGAGCTAATAGGGGAGAATGAGTGGGGTTATTTAGTTCCTGTAGGCGATCAAGATGCTACACAAAAAGCTATGCAAAGAGCTATTGATGAGCCAAACTTTGTAAAATATTATGAAAAAAACGCTATCATAAGAGCTAAAGAATTTGACAAAAAAATAATAGCTAAAAATCTTATAAATGAATTAGAGGAGATATATGCAGCTTCTAAATAG